The following proteins are co-located in the Mesorhizobium australicum WSM2073 genome:
- a CDS encoding type II toxin-antitoxin system RelE/ParE family toxin, with protein sequence MRDIWHTIAIENEKAADKLLMRIFDKMELAAGHPKMGSARPELSATARVLIEGRYIVIYEPQPDGVLVVAIVHGMRDPEHWL encoded by the coding sequence TTGCGCGACATCTGGCACACCATCGCAATCGAAAATGAAAAGGCAGCCGATAAGCTGCTGATGCGCATTTTCGACAAGATGGAACTGGCGGCAGGGCATCCCAAGATGGGTTCGGCCCGGCCGGAATTGAGCGCGACGGCCCGCGTGCTCATCGAAGGCCGCTATATCGTCATCTATGAACCACAGCCGGACGGTGTACTGGTCGTAGCGATCGTTCATGGAATGCGCGATCCGGAACACTGGTTGTAA
- a CDS encoding sugar ABC transporter ATP-binding protein — protein sequence MVGNAVFRVEGLRKSFGRNEVLGGIALDLHAGEVTVLMGANGAGKSTLVKIISGVYERGGGSMTLAGAEFAPNTPAEAIRAGVVTVHQNINDGVVADLDVATNLTLDRLSGRGVPTLFNPARVRREAKAVADRMGLAIDLKARVSDLSLADRQMVAIARALAHQPKVLILDEPTSSLSSAEADRLFALVDRLREQGVAILYISHRMSDIRRLADRIVSMRDGGVSGAFDAKPLDYEGAVNAMLGRKIHLDRIVARSSARAVLSVEGLRIAQGARPMSLTLGDGEVVAITGLVGVGKTALAETLFGVRRPLDGTMTMNCKPYAPRSAGDAIAAGVFLVAKDRATSGIVGSFNIERNVSLPFLKRMSSLSVLRRRLERATARRQIEQLGIVCRSEKDEMSALSGGNQQKVMVARWMAQNAALFILDEPFQGVDISARRDIAAKLRASANGRATLLFVTELDEALETADRILVMSEHTIVGEHRNADVDLDRLLAEVAGGPLHSAA from the coding sequence ATGGTCGGCAATGCCGTGTTCCGCGTAGAGGGACTGAGGAAATCCTTTGGCCGCAACGAGGTGCTTGGCGGCATCGCGCTGGACCTCCATGCCGGTGAAGTGACCGTGCTGATGGGCGCCAACGGCGCCGGCAAATCCACCCTCGTCAAGATCATCAGCGGCGTCTACGAGCGTGGGGGCGGCTCGATGACCCTCGCCGGTGCGGAGTTCGCGCCGAACACGCCGGCGGAAGCGATCCGCGCGGGTGTCGTCACCGTGCACCAGAACATCAATGACGGCGTGGTCGCCGATCTCGATGTCGCCACCAATCTTACGCTCGACCGGCTGAGCGGTCGGGGCGTGCCGACCCTGTTCAATCCCGCTCGCGTGCGCCGTGAGGCCAAGGCGGTCGCCGACCGCATGGGGCTGGCCATCGATTTGAAGGCGCGCGTCAGCGATCTTTCGCTGGCCGACCGCCAGATGGTGGCGATTGCCCGGGCGCTGGCGCACCAGCCGAAAGTGCTGATCCTCGATGAGCCGACCTCGTCGCTCTCCAGTGCCGAGGCCGACAGGCTGTTCGCGCTGGTCGACCGTCTGCGCGAGCAGGGCGTGGCGATCCTCTATATCTCGCATCGCATGTCGGACATCAGGCGGCTCGCCGACCGCATCGTCTCGATGCGCGACGGTGGCGTCTCGGGCGCCTTCGATGCCAAGCCGCTCGATTATGAAGGCGCGGTCAACGCCATGCTCGGCCGCAAGATCCATCTCGACCGGATCGTGGCCAGGAGTTCCGCCAGGGCGGTCCTGAGCGTCGAAGGCCTGCGCATCGCGCAGGGCGCCAGGCCGATGTCGCTGACACTCGGCGATGGCGAGGTCGTCGCCATCACTGGCCTCGTCGGCGTCGGCAAGACCGCTCTTGCCGAGACGCTGTTCGGCGTGCGCCGGCCGCTCGACGGCACCATGACGATGAACTGCAAGCCTTACGCGCCGCGCTCGGCGGGCGACGCGATCGCAGCCGGCGTGTTCCTGGTCGCCAAGGACCGTGCGACCAGCGGCATCGTCGGCAGCTTCAACATCGAGCGCAATGTCAGCCTGCCGTTTCTGAAGCGCATGTCCAGTCTAAGCGTGCTCAGGCGCCGCCTCGAACGCGCCACCGCGCGCAGGCAGATCGAGCAACTGGGCATCGTCTGCCGCTCCGAGAAGGACGAGATGTCGGCGCTGTCGGGCGGCAACCAGCAGAAGGTGATGGTCGCCCGCTGGATGGCGCAGAATGCCGCGCTGTTCATCCTCGACGAGCCGTTCCAGGGCGTCGATATTTCCGCCCGGCGCGACATCGCCGCCAAGCTGAGGGCAAGCGCCAATGGCCGCGCCACGCTTCTGTTCGTCACCGAACTCGATGAAGCGCTGGAGACGGCCGATCGCATCCTGGTGATGTCGGAGCACACGATCGTCGGCGAACACCGCAATGCCGATGTCGACCTCGACCGCCTGCTGGCCGAGGTTGCCGGTGGACCGCTGCACAGCGCTGCCTGA
- the mtnK gene encoding S-methyl-5-thioribose kinase encodes MTGNLPFEALSVETLATRLGTNEALCAKIGKDASAWKVREVGDGNLNLVFIVEGASGGAIVKQALPYVRLVGDSWPLPLKRSFFEYHALTRQEARAPGSVPEIYYFDEVQALIIMEYLAPPHIILRRALIDGRRLPNIARDIGLFMARTLFRGSDLSMVTKERKADLALFADNVELCDITENLVFSDPYFDAKMNRHTSPQLDGLVAELRADRDLKVEAQRLKHMFAANAETLLHGDLHSGSIMVTDQETRMIDPEFAFYGPMAFDVGMLLANFWMSFFSQRGHEQNGRRDAMRAYLLGVTAETWAVFRAEFSLLWRTERTGMLYQKSLFEDQGDRLGAEQALDNVLHQIWDDLLGFAGIEVHRRILGLAHNADFETIADEDLRASCEAKALKFGRHIAVNRRQIHSIDEVNNLAALIEQENSI; translated from the coding sequence ATGACTGGGAACTTGCCGTTCGAAGCATTGTCGGTGGAGACGCTCGCAACCCGTCTCGGCACGAACGAAGCGCTGTGCGCGAAGATCGGCAAGGATGCGAGCGCCTGGAAAGTTCGCGAGGTTGGCGACGGCAATCTGAACCTGGTGTTCATCGTCGAAGGCGCCAGTGGCGGCGCCATCGTCAAGCAGGCCCTGCCCTATGTCCGCCTGGTCGGCGACAGCTGGCCGCTGCCGCTAAAACGTTCCTTCTTCGAATACCACGCACTGACCCGGCAAGAGGCACGCGCGCCGGGCTCGGTGCCGGAGATCTACTACTTCGACGAGGTCCAGGCGCTGATCATCATGGAGTATCTGGCGCCGCCACACATCATTCTCAGGCGCGCCCTGATCGACGGGCGCCGACTGCCGAACATTGCCAGGGATATCGGCCTGTTCATGGCCCGCACGCTGTTTCGCGGTTCCGACCTGTCGATGGTGACCAAGGAGCGCAAGGCGGATTTGGCGCTGTTCGCCGACAATGTCGAGCTTTGCGACATCACCGAGAACCTGGTGTTTTCCGACCCCTATTTCGACGCCAAGATGAACCGCCACACCAGTCCGCAGCTCGATGGGCTGGTGGCGGAACTGCGGGCCGACCGCGACCTCAAGGTGGAGGCGCAGCGGCTGAAGCATATGTTCGCCGCCAATGCCGAGACGCTTTTGCATGGCGACCTGCATTCCGGCTCGATCATGGTCACCGATCAGGAAACGCGGATGATCGATCCGGAGTTCGCCTTCTACGGCCCGATGGCCTTCGACGTCGGCATGCTGCTCGCCAATTTCTGGATGTCCTTCTTCTCGCAGCGCGGGCATGAGCAGAACGGCAGGCGCGACGCCATGCGTGCCTATCTGCTCGGCGTCACGGCCGAGACCTGGGCCGTGTTCCGCGCCGAGTTCTCGCTGTTATGGCGCACCGAGCGCACCGGCATGCTCTATCAAAAAAGCCTGTTCGAGGATCAGGGCGACCGGCTGGGCGCCGAGCAGGCACTCGATAATGTCCTGCATCAGATCTGGGACGATCTGCTCGGCTTTGCCGGCATCGAGGTTCACAGGCGCATCCTTGGCCTCGCGCACAATGCAGACTTCGAGACCATTGCCGATGAAGATCTGCGCGCCAGTTGTGAGGCGAAGGCACTGAAATTCGGCCGCCACATCGCCGTCAATCGGCGCCAGATCCACAGCATCGACGAGGTCAACAATCTGGCCGCGCTGATTGAACAGGAGAACAGCATTTGA
- a CDS encoding bifunctional aldolase/short-chain dehydrogenase, whose amino-acid sequence MKNLWNDDTAEQLVADYAKKGVGRDLALRVYTTRLLGGVPQLVLHGGGNTSCKIKATDLVGDEWDVLCVKGSGWDMAVIEPQGLPAVKMGALLKARKLDRLSDENMVALQRANLIDPASPNPSVETLLHAFLPHKFVDHTHSTAILAIVDQEDSKPLVAKVFGAKMGYVPYIMPGFDLAKAAADVFDADPTVEGLILDKHGIFTFGDDARQAYDRMIHYVNVAEDYVAEHAKPKTAKIALPARLASPAAIAPMLRGAVAAPRGEGRFDRMISDFRTSDAIVDFINSAEIADYAGRGVSTPDLSIRIKTGPLAVPAPDADKIGDYKAVIQNHVDAFAKDYRAYFETNDALDDVKRTMLDPMPRLTLVPGLGMFGHGRTLKDARIASDVGEMWIEAVRGAEAVGRFHPLSKADLFPLEYWSLEQAKLASNKPKPLTGQVVLITGGAGAIGAATAKLFADNGAHAVVVDLDAEKAADAARKAGNNSIGVGADITDPDQMRAAFDKAVAVFGGVDILVSNAGAAWEGRIGELDDTLLRKSFELNFFAHQSAAQNAVRIMLEQGTGGALLFNTSKQAVNPGPKFGAYGVPKAATLFLSRQYALDYGAHGIRSNAVNADRIRSGLLTDAMIASRSGARGVSEKEYMSGNLLGQEVTAQDVAQAFLHHALADRTTADVTTVDGGNIAAALR is encoded by the coding sequence ATGAAGAATCTGTGGAACGACGACACGGCCGAACAACTCGTTGCCGACTATGCGAAGAAGGGCGTCGGCCGCGATCTGGCGTTGCGTGTCTACACGACGCGGCTTCTGGGCGGCGTGCCGCAACTGGTCCTGCATGGCGGCGGCAACACCTCCTGCAAGATCAAGGCAACCGATCTCGTCGGCGACGAATGGGACGTGCTGTGCGTCAAGGGCAGCGGCTGGGACATGGCGGTCATCGAGCCGCAGGGCCTGCCGGCGGTCAAGATGGGCGCCCTGCTCAAGGCGCGCAAGCTGGACAGGCTTTCCGACGAGAACATGGTCGCATTGCAGCGGGCCAACCTGATCGACCCCGCCTCGCCCAACCCTTCGGTCGAGACCCTGCTGCATGCCTTCCTGCCGCACAAGTTCGTCGACCACACCCACTCGACCGCCATCCTGGCCATCGTCGACCAGGAAGACAGCAAGCCGCTGGTGGCAAAGGTGTTCGGAGCAAAAATGGGCTATGTGCCCTACATCATGCCGGGCTTCGATCTCGCCAAGGCGGCGGCCGATGTCTTCGACGCCGACCCGACGGTGGAAGGCCTGATCCTCGACAAGCACGGCATCTTCACTTTCGGCGACGATGCCAGGCAGGCCTATGACCGGATGATCCACTATGTGAACGTCGCCGAGGATTATGTGGCCGAGCATGCCAAACCGAAGACTGCGAAGATAGCGCTGCCGGCAAGGCTAGCGTCACCGGCGGCGATCGCCCCCATGCTGCGCGGCGCTGTAGCGGCGCCACGCGGCGAAGGCCGCTTCGACCGCATGATCTCTGACTTCCGCACCTCGGACGCGATTGTCGATTTCATCAATTCTGCAGAGATCGCCGACTATGCAGGACGCGGCGTGTCGACGCCGGATCTGTCGATCCGCATCAAGACCGGGCCGCTGGCCGTGCCGGCGCCCGATGCCGACAAGATCGGCGACTACAAGGCCGTAATCCAGAACCATGTCGACGCTTTCGCCAAGGATTACCGCGCCTATTTCGAGACCAATGACGCGCTCGACGACGTCAAGCGCACCATGCTCGATCCGATGCCCCGGCTGACGCTGGTGCCGGGGCTCGGCATGTTCGGCCATGGCCGCACGCTGAAGGATGCCAGGATCGCCTCGGACGTTGGCGAGATGTGGATCGAGGCCGTGCGCGGCGCCGAGGCCGTCGGGCGTTTCCACCCGCTATCCAAGGCCGACCTGTTCCCGCTCGAATACTGGTCGCTGGAACAGGCCAAGCTCGCCTCCAACAAGCCGAAGCCGCTGACCGGCCAGGTGGTGCTGATCACCGGCGGCGCCGGTGCGATTGGTGCGGCGACCGCAAAACTGTTCGCCGACAATGGCGCTCATGCCGTCGTCGTCGATCTCGACGCCGAAAAGGCCGCCGATGCCGCCAGGAAAGCCGGCAACAATTCGATTGGCGTCGGCGCCGACATCACCGACCCGGACCAGATGCGTGCCGCCTTCGACAAGGCGGTCGCCGTCTTCGGCGGCGTCGACATATTGGTGTCCAATGCGGGCGCTGCCTGGGAAGGCCGCATCGGCGAGCTCGACGATACGCTGCTGCGCAAGAGCTTCGAGCTCAATTTCTTCGCCCACCAGTCGGCAGCGCAGAACGCCGTGCGGATCATGCTGGAACAGGGCACCGGAGGGGCGCTGTTGTTCAACACCTCCAAGCAGGCGGTCAACCCGGGTCCGAAGTTCGGCGCCTATGGCGTGCCGAAAGCGGCGACGCTGTTCCTGTCAAGGCAATACGCGCTCGACTACGGCGCCCATGGCATCCGCTCCAACGCCGTCAACGCCGACCGGATCCGCTCCGGCCTTTTGACCGACGCCATGATCGCCAGCCGCTCGGGCGCGCGCGGCGTGTCGGAGAAGGAATACATGTCCGGCAATCTGCTCGGCCAGGAAGTGACCGCGCAGGACGTGGCGCAGGCCTTCCTGCACCATGCCCTGGCCGACCGGACGACCGCCGATGTGACGACGGTCGACGGCGGCAATATCGCGGCGGCGCTGCGATAA
- a CDS encoding sugar-binding transcriptional regulator, which yields MAIRPAEQLIHKAAWLYYAHGLRQDEVANQLNISRASVAMYLRKARETGIVNISTSTQLFTDDVMARRLEDALKLDAVWIAPENAYLADPSTDIAVLAASVFLELVGKGDRIGVAWGRTIYTIADIMSYADLQDVTVVQLCGNLGAPYSYRPDQCTMEIARRLNAKGLNFYAPLVLSTEELAHGLRAEPVIRDQLAGISDCDLALYSIGAVDADSHLVKCGALTAAEMAALRREGAAGVIAGQIIDARGELLDCSYNRRVISAGLASLRVIGKRLMVVQEDSKFEPLLAAIAGGLCTHLVVGAHMAQRLLDHAGTSAEKAS from the coding sequence ATGGCGATCCGACCGGCAGAACAGCTCATCCACAAGGCGGCCTGGCTTTACTATGCCCATGGGCTTCGCCAGGACGAAGTGGCCAATCAACTCAACATTTCGCGCGCCTCCGTCGCTATGTATCTGCGCAAGGCGCGCGAGACAGGCATCGTCAACATCTCGACCTCGACGCAGCTCTTCACGGACGACGTCATGGCGCGTAGGCTGGAAGACGCCCTGAAGCTCGACGCCGTCTGGATCGCGCCTGAGAACGCCTATCTCGCCGACCCCTCGACCGATATCGCGGTGCTGGCGGCAAGCGTTTTCCTGGAACTCGTCGGGAAAGGCGACCGCATCGGCGTCGCCTGGGGCCGCACCATCTACACCATCGCCGACATCATGTCCTATGCCGACCTGCAGGACGTCACCGTGGTGCAGCTCTGCGGCAATCTCGGCGCACCCTATTCCTACCGGCCCGATCAATGCACTATGGAAATCGCGCGCCGGCTCAATGCCAAGGGCCTCAACTTCTACGCGCCCCTGGTGCTGTCGACCGAGGAACTGGCGCATGGCCTGCGCGCCGAACCTGTGATCCGCGACCAGCTTGCCGGGATCAGCGACTGCGATCTTGCGCTCTACTCCATCGGCGCGGTCGATGCCGACAGCCATCTGGTGAAGTGCGGCGCGCTGACGGCAGCCGAGATGGCGGCGCTGCGCAGGGAAGGTGCCGCGGGTGTCATTGCCGGGCAGATCATCGATGCCCGTGGCGAGTTGCTCGACTGCAGCTACAACCGGCGGGTCATCTCGGCGGGGCTTGCTTCACTGCGCGTCATCGGTAAGCGGCTGATGGTCGTGCAGGAAGACAGCAAGTTCGAGCCGCTGCTCGCCGCGATCGCCGGCGGCCTCTGCACGCATCTGGTGGTCGGCGCGCATATGGCGCAGCGGCTGCTCGATCATGCCGGAACGTCAGCAGAAAAGGCGTCCTGA
- a CDS encoding TetR family transcriptional regulator, whose protein sequence is MSEAANIVADVARQENVTRILDCAERLFRHYGYGKTNVADIARELGMSPANIYRFFASKVEIHQAVCGRMLGASYKMAYEIMHLPISAEERLRRYVHAQYKLTMEVMLDDQKVHEMVIVALERDWGVIDKHVDSIHDLFAEVIGEGIEAGEFRKQDPVTASRCFGAATVILCHPQMVAQCLAKTNRAMPDDLIDYAIRALK, encoded by the coding sequence ATGTCCGAAGCCGCCAACATCGTCGCCGACGTCGCCCGACAGGAAAATGTAACGCGCATACTCGATTGCGCCGAGCGCCTGTTCCGGCACTATGGCTACGGCAAGACCAATGTCGCCGACATCGCCCGCGAACTCGGCATGTCACCGGCCAACATCTATCGTTTCTTTGCCTCCAAGGTCGAGATCCACCAGGCCGTATGTGGCCGGATGCTCGGCGCCAGCTACAAGATGGCTTACGAGATCATGCACCTGCCGATCAGCGCCGAGGAGCGGCTGCGTCGTTATGTGCATGCACAATACAAGCTGACGATGGAGGTCATGCTCGACGACCAGAAGGTCCACGAGATGGTCATCGTCGCGCTCGAGCGGGACTGGGGCGTCATCGACAAGCATGTCGACAGCATTCACGATCTTTTCGCCGAGGTGATCGGCGAGGGCATCGAGGCCGGCGAGTTCAGGAAGCAGGACCCGGTGACCGCATCGCGCTGCTTCGGTGCCGCCACCGTCATCCTGTGCCATCCGCAGATGGTGGCGCAGTGCCTCGCCAAGACCAATCGGGCAATGCCCGACGACCTCATCGATTACGCCATCAGAGCCTTGAAATAG
- a CDS encoding substrate-binding domain-containing protein: protein MNITRRLLGKVALGLAGATMLMQGAFAADKPAPFDKPGVKIALVRYLSTGDFFQAYLSGVEAQSKALGIDLRVLDSRQDAALQSDMVDQAIALGVQGIIIQHGLTESMKDAAQRAVDAGIKVVAFDVNVENPKIPQIEQSDKDLARLALEQAVKDNGESWNAGYVYVAGIAPLDRRNETWVDVKKKYAGIKEAAMFGTLDNPIANSVANQARSVLSAHPDINVMFAPYDEFAKGVKIAVDEAGLNKKIKIYSADISTSDIAAMREPDSAWAATAATNPAVVGQVSVRALAQLLAGEDPGHNVIVPPTLITQKELIDKDIKNMEDLSAKLPQFAHADVAMPTWMPNPNAK, encoded by the coding sequence GTGAACATCACTAGAAGACTTCTGGGGAAAGTGGCGCTCGGGCTCGCCGGCGCAACCATGCTGATGCAGGGGGCATTTGCCGCCGACAAGCCGGCGCCGTTCGACAAACCCGGCGTCAAGATCGCACTGGTTCGCTATCTCTCGACCGGCGACTTCTTCCAGGCGTATCTGTCGGGCGTCGAGGCGCAGTCGAAGGCGCTCGGTATCGACCTGCGCGTGCTCGACAGCCGCCAGGACGCCGCCCTTCAATCCGACATGGTCGACCAGGCCATCGCGCTCGGCGTGCAGGGCATCATCATCCAGCACGGCCTGACGGAATCGATGAAGGACGCCGCCCAGCGCGCCGTCGACGCCGGCATCAAGGTGGTGGCATTCGACGTCAATGTCGAAAACCCCAAGATCCCGCAAATCGAACAGTCGGACAAAGACCTGGCACGGCTGGCGCTCGAACAGGCAGTCAAGGACAATGGCGAAAGCTGGAACGCCGGCTATGTCTATGTCGCCGGCATCGCTCCGCTCGACCGCCGCAACGAGACCTGGGTCGACGTCAAGAAAAAATATGCCGGCATAAAGGAAGCCGCCATGTTCGGCACGCTCGACAATCCCATCGCCAACTCCGTCGCCAACCAGGCGCGCTCGGTGCTGTCGGCGCACCCCGACATCAACGTGATGTTCGCGCCCTATGACGAGTTCGCCAAGGGCGTGAAGATCGCCGTCGACGAAGCCGGCCTGAACAAGAAGATCAAGATCTATTCGGCCGACATTTCGACATCCGACATCGCGGCGATGCGCGAGCCCGACAGTGCCTGGGCGGCTACGGCGGCGACCAACCCGGCAGTCGTCGGCCAGGTCTCGGTGCGCGCCCTGGCGCAACTGCTCGCCGGCGAAGATCCCGGCCACAACGTCATCGTGCCGCCGACGCTGATCACCCAGAAGGAGCTGATCGACAAGGACATCAAGAACATGGAAGACTTGTCGGCCAAGCTGCCGCAGTTCGCCCATGCCGATGTCGCCATGCCGACATGGATGCCGAACCCGAACGCGAAGTAG
- a CDS encoding acyl-CoA synthetase, whose product MANPYEQDLDRNAANHQPLTPLTYLERAARTYPDHVAVIHGSQRISYRDFWRRSLKLASALHKHGIGKGDTVTVMLSNTPPMLEAHFGVPMTKAVLHSLNTRLDAAVIAFQLDHAETKVLIVDREFSGVVREALGLAVVKPLVIDYDDPEYATDAPYPKGERVGTVDYEAFVANGDEAFAWSMPDDEWDAISLNYTSGTTGNPKGVVYHHRGAALMAYTNTIHAGMAKHAVYLWTLPMFHCNGWCFPWTLAVQAGTHVCLRWVRPKPIYDAIADYGVTHLCGAPVVMSVLINAKDEDKRAFAQTVTFNTAAAPPPEAVLSGMADAGFAVTHLYGLTETYGPAVVNEWHNGWDALDKGARAGKKARQGVRYAALEGLTVMDPETMAETPADGETIGEVMFRGNIVMKGYLKNRRATDEAFGGGWFHSGDLGVMHPDGYIQLKDRSKDIIISGGENISSIEVEEALYKHPAVASCGVVARHDDKWGEVPVAYVELKPGKEASEAEIIEHCRTLLARFKVPKAVIFAEIPKTSTGKIQKFRLREMAKVA is encoded by the coding sequence ATGGCCAATCCCTACGAACAGGATCTCGACAGGAACGCGGCCAATCACCAGCCGCTGACGCCGCTCACCTATCTGGAGCGCGCTGCAAGAACCTATCCCGACCATGTCGCCGTCATCCATGGCAGCCAGCGCATCAGCTACCGCGATTTCTGGCGCCGTTCGTTGAAGCTCGCCTCGGCCCTGCACAAGCATGGCATCGGCAAGGGCGACACGGTGACGGTCATGCTGTCGAACACGCCGCCGATGCTGGAAGCGCATTTCGGCGTGCCGATGACCAAGGCGGTGCTGCACTCGCTCAACACGCGTCTCGACGCCGCCGTCATTGCCTTCCAACTCGACCATGCCGAGACCAAGGTGCTGATCGTCGATCGCGAGTTTTCCGGCGTGGTGCGGGAAGCGCTCGGTCTGGCCGTGGTCAAACCGCTGGTCATCGACTACGACGATCCCGAATACGCCACCGACGCGCCCTATCCGAAAGGCGAGAGGGTCGGCACGGTGGACTATGAGGCCTTTGTCGCCAATGGCGACGAGGCGTTCGCCTGGTCGATGCCGGACGACGAATGGGACGCCATCTCGCTCAATTATACTTCGGGCACGACAGGCAATCCCAAGGGCGTCGTCTACCATCACCGAGGTGCTGCGCTGATGGCCTACACCAACACCATCCATGCCGGCATGGCCAAGCACGCGGTCTATCTCTGGACCTTGCCGATGTTCCACTGCAATGGCTGGTGTTTTCCCTGGACGCTCGCCGTCCAGGCCGGCACGCATGTCTGCCTGCGCTGGGTGCGACCGAAGCCCATCTATGACGCTATCGCCGATTATGGCGTCACCCATCTGTGCGGGGCGCCGGTGGTCATGTCGGTGCTGATCAACGCCAAGGACGAGGACAAGCGCGCATTTGCGCAAACCGTCACCTTCAACACGGCGGCCGCCCCGCCGCCCGAAGCCGTGCTGTCGGGCATGGCCGATGCCGGCTTTGCCGTCACCCATCTCTACGGCCTGACAGAGACCTATGGGCCCGCTGTCGTCAACGAATGGCATAATGGCTGGGACGCACTCGACAAAGGGGCGAGGGCGGGCAAGAAGGCACGGCAGGGCGTGCGCTATGCCGCACTCGAAGGCCTGACGGTAATGGACCCCGAGACCATGGCCGAGACGCCCGCCGACGGCGAGACCATCGGCGAGGTGATGTTTCGTGGCAACATCGTCATGAAGGGCTACCTGAAGAACCGCAGGGCGACTGACGAGGCTTTCGGCGGCGGCTGGTTCCACTCTGGCGATCTCGGCGTCATGCACCCGGATGGCTATATCCAGCTCAAGGACCGCTCCAAGGACATCATCATCTCCGGTGGCGAGAACATTTCCTCGATCGAGGTCGAGGAAGCGCTCTACAAGCATCCCGCCGTCGCCTCCTGCGGCGTCGTGGCGCGCCATGACGACAAATGGGGCGAGGTGCCTGTCGCCTATGTGGAACTGAAGCCGGGCAAGGAGGCGAGCGAGGCCGAGATCATCGAGCACTGCCGGACGCTGCTCGCCCGCTTCAAAGTGCCGAAAGCGGTGATCTTTGCCGAGATACCGAAGACCTCGACCGGCAAGATCCAGAAGTTCCGGCTGCGGGAAATGGCCAAGGTCGCCTGA
- a CDS encoding ABC transporter permease, with product MTLRDYAIRYGFIVLLFGLVAYFAVAADGFVSPQSAVFIFQSVAITGVLALGVTATLVVGGFDLSIGSVATSAMMAAAYVMVVLEQNAFVAVIVCLLIGAIVGLINGWLIVYMRVPDLLATLGMMFLLVGLQRIPTEGRSIATGMTMPDGSVASGKFSDAFLALGRHRFDFFIPNLIPVSVVVLLALAVLIWFFLEYTRFGRMMYAVGSNERAAELAGAPVKAYKIWAYVISGVFASIGGILLAARLGRGDIASGNNLLLDAVAAALIGYAVLGAAKPNAFGTAIGALFVGILLQGLTMMNAPYYTQDFVKGVVLVVALVFTFALSGRGRN from the coding sequence ATGACGCTGCGCGACTACGCCATCCGCTATGGGTTCATCGTGCTGCTGTTCGGATTGGTCGCCTATTTCGCGGTCGCCGCCGACGGGTTCGTTTCGCCGCAAAGTGCCGTCTTCATCTTCCAGTCGGTCGCCATCACCGGTGTGCTGGCGCTCGGTGTTACCGCCACGCTTGTCGTCGGCGGCTTCGACCTGTCGATCGGTTCGGTCGCAACCTCGGCCATGATGGCGGCGGCCTATGTGATGGTGGTGCTGGAGCAGAACGCGTTCGTGGCGGTCATCGTCTGCCTGTTGATTGGCGCCATTGTCGGCCTGATCAATGGCTGGCTGATCGTCTACATGCGTGTACCCGATCTGCTGGCGACGCTCGGCATGATGTTCCTGCTGGTCGGCCTGCAACGCATCCCCACGGAAGGCCGCTCGATCGCCACCGGCATGACCATGCCCGATGGCTCGGTCGCCAGCGGCAAGTTCTCCGATGCCTTCCTGGCGCTCGGCCGCCACCGCTTCGACTTCTTCATCCCAAACCTCATCCCGGTCTCGGTCGTCGTGCTTCTGGCGCTGGCCGTGCTGATCTGGTTCTTCCTCGAATACACCCGCTTCGGCCGCATGATGTATGCGGTCGGCAGCAATGAGCGCGCCGCCGAACTCGCTGGCGCGCCTGTCAAGGCATACAAGATCTGGGCCTACGTTATTTCAGGCGTTTTTGCCTCGATCGGCGGCATTTTGCTCGCGGCCCGGCTTGGACGCGGCGACATCGCCTCGGGTAATAATCTGCTGCTCGATGCGGTTGCCGCGGCGCTGATCGGCTACGCGGTGCTCGGCGCCGCCAAGCCGAACGCCTTTGGCACCGCCATCGGCGCGCTGTTCGTCGGCATCTTGCTGCAAGGCCTGACGATGATGAACGCGCCTTACTACACGCAGGATTTCGTCAAGGGCGTGGTTCTGGTCGTCGCCCTTGTCTTCACCTTTGCCCTTTCGGGCAGGGGCAGGAACTAG
- a CDS encoding ribbon-helix-helix domain-containing protein: MRTLTISLTPQQVARLQSAVEGGGYASNSEIVREALRLWEQREQLRALELDQLKRASADGMASGNPVEVEPVEFIRGLNAERRAGG, from the coding sequence ATGCGCACCCTGACCATATCGCTTACGCCGCAGCAGGTCGCCCGCCTGCAGAGCGCCGTCGAGGGCGGAGGATACGCCTCGAACAGTGAAATCGTCCGCGAAGCCTTGCGCCTTTGGGAGCAGCGCGAGCAATTGCGTGCCCTGGAACTGGATCAGTTGAAACGGGCCTCCGCCGACGGCATGGCCAGCGGCAACCCAGTCGAAGTCGAACCCGTCGAGTTCATTCGGGGCCTGAATGCAGAACGCCGCGCCGGTGGCTAA